One Paenibacillus riograndensis SBR5 DNA segment encodes these proteins:
- a CDS encoding Ger(x)C family spore germination protein, with protein sequence MYKRLSAVLLMMLLLTGCNSDQRILEKLGMMQTASYDLAENDQLKATLSVPVIDPESSEHRHLLTAVTDSLKEARVQLSNQIDLLLVSGQLRSVLFGLSLAKEGLADHVDTLIRDPSIALGVQVTVVDGDAGKLLSKTFKPNKDTGTYVNHLLKKESSSNIIPPTTLYEFTREYYDDGIDPIAPIVKDGGDRAGISGIALFQDDRFVTKIPAKDGIIFALLRGNINQGELSVNLGERNGRKEMVMLSSMLNKRKVSVQHLGDNRFKFIIANSIHGSVLEYTGHEDLSQSKDRHKLEADIAEYISDKAQEVVRQLQQNNVDSIGIGQYVRNSLSYKAWKSLNWRKVYPGVEVECRVKVTIKDYGKYM encoded by the coding sequence GTGTATAAGCGGTTGTCTGCTGTTCTCCTGATGATGCTGCTGCTGACCGGCTGTAACAGCGATCAGAGAATCCTTGAAAAGCTGGGAATGATGCAAACCGCCAGTTACGACCTGGCGGAGAATGACCAACTGAAAGCGACCCTCTCCGTTCCGGTAATTGATCCAGAATCGTCGGAACACAGGCATCTGCTGACGGCAGTAACCGACAGCCTCAAAGAAGCGAGGGTGCAGTTATCCAACCAAATTGATCTCCTCCTGGTCAGCGGTCAGTTAAGAAGTGTTCTGTTCGGATTAAGTCTGGCCAAGGAAGGGCTTGCGGATCATGTCGATACGCTTATACGCGACCCTTCCATTGCTCTTGGGGTTCAAGTTACCGTAGTGGATGGAGATGCTGGTAAATTGCTGTCCAAAACGTTTAAACCCAATAAGGATACAGGCACCTATGTTAATCATTTACTGAAAAAAGAGAGCTCTTCCAACATCATTCCACCAACTACACTGTATGAGTTCACCAGGGAATATTACGATGATGGAATCGATCCGATTGCTCCTATCGTAAAGGATGGGGGGGACAGGGCTGGCATTTCCGGGATTGCTTTATTTCAGGATGACCGCTTTGTGACGAAAATTCCGGCCAAAGATGGAATTATCTTTGCCCTGCTCCGGGGGAATATCAACCAAGGAGAATTGTCGGTGAATTTAGGTGAAAGAAATGGCAGAAAAGAGATGGTCATGCTCAGCTCTATGCTGAATAAGCGCAAGGTGAGTGTGCAGCATCTCGGAGACAACCGCTTCAAGTTTATTATTGCTAATTCCATCCATGGCTCGGTGCTTGAATATACCGGACATGAGGATCTTTCACAGAGTAAAGACCGCCATAAATTGGAAGCGGATATCGCTGAATATATCAGCGACAAGGCCCAGGAAGTGGTAAGGCAGCTGCAGCAGAACAATGTGGACAGCATTGGCATCGGACAATATGTAAGAAACAGCCTTAGCTATAAGGCATGGAAAAGTCTCAATTGGCGAAAAGTATATCCCGGGGTTGAAGTGGAGTGCCGAGTAAAAGTGACAATTAAGGACTACGGTAAATACATGTAG
- a CDS encoding Dor-1 like family protein, whose product MSDPVLQQILTALTGVQTDLNEMRTEFSEMKSEISGMKSEISGMKSEISEIRTEINEMKTEIASIKEDTRLIPLIQQAVSEVNAEVIATRDTIGRIEETLRGHDVTLDLLSRRSIDQEAALKRIK is encoded by the coding sequence ATGAGTGACCCCGTTCTTCAACAGATACTGACTGCTTTAACTGGCGTACAGACGGATTTAAACGAGATGAGAACTGAGTTCAGTGAGATGAAATCAGAGATTAGCGGCATGAAATCAGAGATCAGTGGCATGAAATCAGAGATCAGTGAGATAAGAACTGAGATCAACGAGATGAAAACCGAAATTGCCAGCATCAAGGAGGATACCCGGCTGATTCCGTTGATTCAGCAAGCTGTATCGGAAGTGAACGCTGAGGTTATTGCTACCCGTGACACCATCGGGCGCATTGAGGAAACGCTGCGCGGACATGACGTAACACTTGATTTGCTGTCCAGACGATCCATCGATCAGGAAGCTGCTTTGAAGCGGATTAAATAA
- a CDS encoding LacI family DNA-binding transcriptional regulator produces the protein MANIKEIARIAGVSVTTVSRVLNNHPYVSKDKRTAVLQTIEQLNYTRNMNAVHLITGRTGAVAVILPYISSFYFSVVMDGLAQAALAAQYRLILCQTNYVPEEELKVLDMLRNKEIDGVIIVSTALKPEVIESYTIYGPVVTCQNSGERQFSSVYIEHYAAFRHGLEYLYGKGHRRIGYCEGRQNGSSASIRQNAFQDFLAEKELLFDPEWMIFDCMREEDGAEVARRLLDNPDRSGRPEAMMISGDHIAAGLIIEARKHGLKIPEDLAVMGFDNQPIGRLLGITTIDNQLYQMGEAAFGIIHEQINGSSLPVTRKLDYRIIERSTV, from the coding sequence ATGGCCAACATCAAAGAAATTGCCCGCATTGCCGGGGTTTCCGTAACGACTGTATCACGTGTGCTGAACAATCATCCTTATGTAAGCAAGGACAAAAGAACTGCTGTGCTGCAAACCATAGAGCAGCTGAATTATACACGCAATATGAACGCTGTCCATCTGATCACTGGCCGTACCGGGGCGGTGGCGGTGATTTTGCCGTACATCAGTTCTTTTTATTTCTCGGTGGTGATGGACGGGCTGGCTCAGGCAGCGCTGGCCGCGCAGTACCGGCTGATTCTGTGCCAGACCAACTATGTCCCTGAAGAAGAGCTAAAGGTACTGGACATGCTGCGCAACAAGGAGATTGACGGGGTAATCATTGTTTCCACCGCTCTGAAGCCGGAAGTCATCGAATCCTATACAATTTACGGACCGGTTGTAACCTGCCAGAATAGCGGAGAGCGCCAATTCTCTTCTGTATATATTGAGCATTATGCCGCTTTCCGCCATGGCCTGGAGTATCTGTACGGCAAGGGACACCGCAGAATCGGTTATTGCGAAGGCCGTCAGAACGGCAGCAGTGCCTCCATCCGCCAGAACGCTTTCCAGGACTTCCTTGCTGAAAAAGAGCTGCTCTTTGATCCGGAATGGATGATTTTTGACTGTATGCGTGAAGAGGATGGTGCGGAAGTGGCCCGGCGGCTGCTGGATAACCCGGATAGGTCAGGCCGGCCTGAGGCCATGATGATCTCAGGGGATCATATCGCCGCAGGCCTGATAATCGAAGCCCGCAAACACGGCCTAAAAATCCCGGAGGACCTCGCGGTGATGGGATTTGACAACCAGCCGATCGGACGGCTGCTCGGGATCACGACGATCGACAATCAGCTCTATCAGATGGGCGAAGCCGCCTTCGGGATCATACATGAGCAGATTAACGGCAGCAGCCTTCCGGTTACGCGCAAGCTGGATTACCGGATTATCGAGCGGTCCACGGTATAA
- a CDS encoding spore germination protein, which yields MDANPQSASMLRHVLEEFDQCADLIFRSFPEIRTDIVYFPSIVDQKMFTDEILAPFAQVQLDEVEQLFQQSQFTRVTDSKTVIEGILAGSVAIFHDKNIYLLDIYGPKTRTVQQSETETIIAGPHDAFVESAMTNISLIRQRIKSSHLKIKEYSVGEITKTSVYVLYIKDIANMKYVGELEKRIKRIEIDAVNDGGMLTQFLEDRPNSVFPQFLTTERPDVAVSKLTAGRIITLIDNSPTAFAAPSAFFEFFSSPDDYYQRWALGTALRLLRYLALLITISFTAFYVSVTTFHYEMIPEALLRTLAESRNRVPFPPVYEALLMETMIELLREAGARLPTKIGQTIGIVGGIVIGQAAVQAGLTSNVLIIAVASSAIASFVIPSYMMSASIRLVRFGIIMLAGIWGNMGISMGVALIVTHISSLTSLGSSYLIPVAPMALGDWKDNFIRAPFTFLTKRPSQTQSPNPIRQNKRK from the coding sequence ATGGATGCCAACCCACAAAGTGCTTCTATGCTGCGGCATGTTCTTGAAGAATTTGACCAATGCGCGGATTTGATCTTCCGGTCCTTTCCGGAAATACGGACTGACATTGTCTACTTCCCCAGCATTGTGGATCAAAAAATGTTTACAGATGAGATTCTGGCACCCTTTGCCCAGGTTCAGCTTGATGAGGTTGAGCAGTTATTCCAACAGTCACAATTTACACGGGTAACAGATTCTAAAACAGTGATTGAGGGAATCCTGGCGGGCAGCGTCGCCATTTTTCACGATAAAAATATTTATTTGCTCGATATCTATGGCCCGAAAACGCGGACTGTACAGCAATCCGAAACTGAAACCATTATTGCCGGTCCCCATGACGCTTTTGTGGAATCCGCCATGACAAATATTTCGCTGATACGCCAAAGAATCAAAAGCTCGCATCTGAAAATTAAGGAGTATTCAGTTGGAGAAATCACCAAGACCAGCGTGTATGTCCTTTATATTAAAGATATCGCCAATATGAAATATGTCGGGGAACTGGAGAAACGGATTAAACGGATCGAGATAGATGCTGTTAATGATGGAGGGATGCTGACCCAGTTTCTGGAGGACCGTCCTAATTCGGTTTTCCCACAATTTCTGACTACAGAAAGGCCCGATGTGGCTGTATCTAAGCTGACAGCCGGCCGGATTATCACACTGATTGACAACAGTCCGACCGCATTTGCCGCACCTTCCGCTTTTTTTGAATTTTTCTCCTCACCGGATGATTACTATCAGCGCTGGGCTTTGGGAACGGCACTCCGGCTGTTAAGATACCTCGCTTTGCTGATTACGATTTCGTTCACAGCATTTTATGTATCCGTGACTACCTTTCATTATGAAATGATCCCCGAAGCGCTGCTCCGGACACTGGCTGAATCGCGGAACAGAGTGCCTTTCCCACCGGTTTACGAGGCGCTGCTTATGGAAACTATGATTGAGCTGCTGCGGGAAGCAGGTGCGCGTCTTCCGACCAAAATTGGACAAACCATCGGGATTGTAGGCGGGATTGTCATTGGACAAGCGGCTGTTCAGGCGGGGTTGACCAGTAATGTCCTGATTATTGCTGTAGCCTCTTCTGCGATCGCCTCTTTTGTCATTCCCAGCTATATGATGAGCGCCTCAATCCGGCTGGTTCGCTTTGGCATTATTATGCTGGCTGGTATCTGGGGAAATATGGGGATATCCATGGGAGTTGCCCTGATTGTAACGCATATTTCCAGCCTGACAAGCCTGGGTTCCTCTTATTTAATCCCGGTTGCGCCAATGGCGCTAGGGGATTGGAAGGATAATTTTATCCGTGCACCGTTCACCTTTTTAACCAAGCGGCCCTCTCAGACCCAATCGCCTAATCCAATCAGGCAGAACAAAAGAAAGTAG
- a CDS encoding GerAB/ArcD/ProY family transporter: MMEKLSPFHVAILVYMTQIGIVVFSLPRQLADYFGTNGWLVLLPGLLLTSFNIYLITLVYRLGDGKPVFEIMERSIPKVILYPVYLGLCAVWLIFGCMIGKKYVLLFQMIAFPTTNPMLFKLAVDVLLFLLLIKGIFTISKAATIFFWLTFWMYFLLLWFLPSFRWVRLTPFILQGGHDQIKGAFDLYTVYLGYELSILLFPYMDKSKKSLAAIYAGNAYLSVIYISLSIVCFGFFSFGQLKKLLFPLLDLLGYIQFPFVERLENMLYGFFLFLILITAAMYWWGAMEAMRRIIPKLKIPVMVFLLTAIAYCISYIPKTLDQVNNWILHLGYAAIGIAFGLPVLIIALLLLQGRRVSRV, encoded by the coding sequence ATGATGGAGAAACTAAGCCCCTTTCATGTTGCGATCCTGGTGTATATGACTCAAATCGGTATCGTTGTCTTCTCTCTGCCGCGCCAGCTGGCTGACTATTTCGGGACAAACGGATGGCTGGTTCTCCTGCCGGGTCTGCTGCTGACGTCTTTCAATATTTATTTGATCACGCTGGTGTACCGGCTGGGAGACGGGAAGCCGGTTTTTGAAATTATGGAACGGTCCATTCCTAAGGTTATACTGTATCCTGTCTATCTTGGATTGTGTGCTGTCTGGCTGATCTTCGGCTGCATGATCGGTAAAAAATATGTGCTTTTATTTCAAATGATTGCTTTTCCTACGACCAATCCGATGTTATTCAAGCTCGCTGTGGATGTCCTGCTTTTTCTGCTGCTCATTAAAGGGATCTTTACGATATCCAAAGCGGCAACCATCTTCTTTTGGCTGACTTTCTGGATGTATTTTCTCTTATTATGGTTTCTCCCATCCTTCAGATGGGTACGCCTGACACCCTTTATTTTGCAGGGAGGCCATGACCAGATCAAAGGAGCCTTCGATCTATATACTGTTTACTTGGGCTACGAGTTATCGATCCTTCTGTTTCCTTATATGGATAAAAGCAAAAAATCGCTGGCTGCCATTTATGCAGGAAATGCTTATTTATCTGTGATTTACATTAGTTTATCCATAGTCTGTTTCGGTTTTTTTAGCTTTGGACAGTTAAAAAAGCTGCTGTTTCCACTATTGGACCTGCTGGGTTATATCCAGTTTCCATTTGTCGAGCGTCTGGAAAATATGCTCTACGGGTTTTTCCTCTTTTTGATTCTGATCACAGCGGCAATGTATTGGTGGGGGGCTATGGAGGCAATGAGAAGAATAATTCCCAAGTTAAAAATTCCGGTCATGGTGTTTTTGTTGACGGCCATCGCCTACTGCATCTCCTATATCCCGAAGACCTTGGATCAGGTGAATAACTGGATTCTCCATCTGGGATACGCTGCCATCGGGATTGCTTTTGGTCTGCCTGTACTAATAATTGCGCTGCTGCTCCTTCAGGGAAGGAGGGTATCCCGTGTATAA
- a CDS encoding helix-turn-helix domain-containing protein, translating to MKGNEHHSKFLLTHREREVFELLVQDKTTRDIAGLLFISEKTVRNHISNVMQKLNVKGRSQAVVELIKLGELKI from the coding sequence TTGAAAGGGAACGAACATCACAGTAAATTTCTCTTGACGCACCGTGAGCGCGAAGTATTCGAGCTTCTTGTGCAGGACAAAACAACACGGGATATTGCCGGATTGTTATTCATCAGCGAGAAAACCGTCCGCAACCACATCTCCAACGTCATGCAAAAACTAAACGTCAAAGGCCGTTCGCAAGCGGTTGTCGAGCTGATTAAGCTTGGGGAGCTAAAAATCTAG
- a CDS encoding ABC transporter permease encodes METTKSHFFSDMSVMLGRSMRHILRSMDTIVTVCITPIALMLLFVYVLGGAIQTDTDNYVNYLLPGILLIAIASGISYTAYRLFLDKQRGIIERFHSMPIARSTVLWGHVLTSVVSNVISVVVIILVALIMGFRSSAGVLSWLAVAGILVLFTLALTWVAAIAGLSAKSVEGASAFSYPLIFLPFISSAFVPTESMPSAVRIFAENQPVTSIVEAIRALLSGQPVGNDIWAALAWCIGISLVAYCFAMRVYKKRV; translated from the coding sequence CGCCATATTTTGCGAAGCATGGACACCATCGTCACGGTCTGCATCACACCGATTGCGTTGATGCTGCTGTTCGTCTATGTGCTCGGCGGAGCCATCCAAACCGATACGGATAACTATGTGAACTACCTGTTGCCCGGGATCCTGCTGATTGCCATTGCAAGCGGTATATCCTATACGGCTTACCGCCTGTTTTTGGATAAGCAACGGGGCATCATTGAGCGGTTCCACTCCATGCCGATTGCACGTTCCACCGTGCTGTGGGGGCATGTGCTGACCTCGGTGGTATCCAACGTCATTTCTGTTGTCGTCATCATTCTCGTAGCGCTCATTATGGGCTTTCGCTCGTCGGCGGGGGTACTCTCCTGGCTTGCCGTAGCCGGTATACTCGTGCTGTTCACGCTGGCTTTGACTTGGGTCGCGGCGATTGCCGGACTATCCGCAAAATCGGTGGAAGGTGCAAGCGCGTTTTCCTATCCGCTTATCTTCCTGCCGTTTATCAGCTCGGCATTTGTGCCGACCGAGTCGATGCCGTCTGCCGTCCGTATTTTTGCCGAAAACCAGCCGGTGACCTCAATCGTGGAAGCTATTCGTGCGCTGCTGTCAGGGCAGCCGGTGGGCAATGATATATGGGCCGCTCTCGCCTGGTGCATCGGGATTTCACTCGTAGCCTATTGCTTTGCTATGAGAGTGTATAAAAAGCGGGTGTGA